Genomic segment of bacterium:
AGGGCGAGCTGCAGGCGCGGGTGGTCGAGCTCGAACGTCCCGACGGAACCAAGGTTTGGCTGAACCTGACCGAAGTACTGCTCCTCGACGTCGACGGAGACATCGTGGTCGACGTTCTGATTCATGACATTTCGCATCTGCAGCAAGGTGCGGGTGGGCTCCAGGTCCGACTCCAGGAGCTCGAGCGATCGAACGAAGATCTCTCGAGCTTTGCCTCGATGGCGGCGCACGAGCTGAAGGCGCCTCTGAGGACGGTCGGCAAGTACACCGAGCTTCTGAAGGCCGATCTGGCGGGCGATCTTCCACAGAAGGCAAAGGAGTCTTTGGAGTTCGTGCACGAGGGGGCTCGAAACATGCAGCGCCTGGTCGATGGACTCCTCGAGTTCTCGCGGGTGAGCGCCGAGTGGCGGGGTTTCCAGGCCTGCGACTGCAATACCCTCGTCAACCGTGCGCTCCGCTCTCTGCAGCCTTTGATCGAGGAGAGCGGCGCGATGGTGCGCAGGCAGGGCCTGCCGACCATTCTGGGCGACGCCGACGAGCTCGAGCACGTCTTCCAGAACCTGCTGTCGAACGCCCTGAAGTTCCGGAGCGAGAAAACCCCGGAGATTTCGATCTCGGTCAACCGGGAAGAGGAGAGTTACGTTTTCTCGGTTCAGGACAACGGCATCGGTATCGATCCCCGGGATGGCGAGAGGATTTTCAAGGTTTTTTCCCGCTTGCACCCCGACCGCCCGGGCTCCGGAATCGGCCTGGCTCTGTGCCGAAGAATCGTGGAGAGACACGGAGGCCGAATCTGGGTAGAATCTAGTCCCGGTGGAGGAGCGGTTTTTTCTTTTGCGATCCCCATTAATGGAGATCGGTCGGATGAGCCCGGTCAGACGAATCTCGTGAAACGGACGACGGTGAAGAAGGCATGACTCCGGATCCGATCAGGATCCTACTCATCGAAGACAACCCGGCCGACGCCACGCTCGTCGAACGCTACCTCGGCCAGAGCTCGCAGGAATCGGAGTTCAGAGTCGAGTGGGCGAATCGCGTCGCCGATGGGCGGAATCGACTGAGACAGGGCGGTCATGACCTCGTGCTGCTCGACCTTTCGTTGCCCGATAGCGACGGCGCCGAAACCTACGAGACCGTACTGTCGGATGCAGGCACTGTGCCGGTAGTCGTGATGACCGGGCAGAATGACAGCGATCAGGCTCTGCGAGCGGTTCGTGAAGGGGCGCAGGACTATCTGGTCAAGGACCGGGTTGACGCCGACATCCTGGTGCGCTCGATCCGCTACGCCATCGAGCGCAAGCGCGTCGAAGAACAGCTCCGCATCAGTGAAGAGAGATACTCGCTCGCCGTAACCGGCGCCAAAGATGGGGTCTGGGATTGGGATCTGCGGACCGAGTCGATCTACTTCTCAGACCGCTGGAAGAGCATGCTGGGCTGGGACCCGGAAGACATCGGCGAGGAGATCGATGCCTGGCTCTCGCGGGTCCATCCCGGAGATCTCCCGGCGCTCAAGCAGCGGCTGTCCGATCATCTGTCGGGCGCTACGCCCCACTTCGAGAGCGAGCACCGGATCTTGGAGAAGGGCGGCACCTACCGCTGGGTTCTGGCGCGCGGGCTGGCGGTTTCTGACGATTCCGGCCGAGTCACCCGGGTAGCGGGGTCGCTCACCGACATCCACGATCGCAAAATGACCGAAGAGCAGCTGCTCCACGACGCGATGCACGACGGATTGACTCAGTTGCCCAATTCGGCGCTGTTTCAGGACCGCCTGCAGGTGGCGATCGCGCAGGCGGAGCGGCGCCCCAACTACCTGTTCGCCGTGCTGTTCTTCGATCTCGATCGCTTCAAGGTCATCAACGACAGTCTCGGCCACTCCGTCGGCGACCGTCTGCTGGTAGCGATCGCGCGCCGGTTGCTTTCCTTTCTACGACCGGGCGACACCGTGGCGCGGCTGGGGGGAGACGAGTTCGCGATTCTCGCCAACGACATCGACGACCCGAGCGATGCCACGCGGATCGCCGAGCGCATTCAGGAGGAGCTCAGCCGGCCGTTCGATCTCGGGGGCCACGAGGTATTCACCGGAGCCAGCATCGGGATTGCCATGAGCTCCAGCGGATACAAGAGTCCCCAGGAGGTTCTGCGTGACGCGGATATCGCCATGTATCGGGCGAAGTCGCACGGTGGCAAACACCATGCTGTCTTCGATCTGAGCATGCATCAGCGAGCGGTCGAGCTTCTGCAGTTGGAGACGGACTTGCGACGCGCGGTGGCCGGAGGCGAATTCGTTACCCATTACCAGCCGATCGTCGATCTCAACGGGGGCCGCATCAAAGGGTTCGAAGCTCTGGTTCGTTGGCGCCACCCTGAACGCGGGCTGGTCTATCCGAAGGAATTCATTTCGGTGGCGGAGGAGACCGGCATGATCGTGCCGCTGGGCTGGTCGGTGATCCGCGAGGCCTGCAAGCAGATGTCGAAGTGGCGGGAGGGCGCGCCCGAGCAGGACCTCGCTTTGAGCGTCAACCTGTCGCCGCGTCAGTTCGCTCAGCCGGATCTGATCGACCGGTTGCTCGAGGTTCTTCAAGAGACCGGAATGGACCCCTCGAAGTTGCGTCTCGAGATCATCGAGAGCCTGATCATGGACGACGCCGAGAGCGCGATCGCGAAGCTCGGAAAGCTGAGGGATCTCGGTCTTCAGCTCCATCTCGATGACTTTGGCACCGGCTATTCATCGCTCAGCTATCTCCATAAGCTGCCGACGCATACGGTCAAGATCGACCGGTCCTTCGTGAAGCGCATGAGCGGAGCCGAAGGTCGCGACGAGATTATCGAGACGATCGTGTCGCTGGCGCGAGGTCTGGGCATGCACGTCGCGGCGGAAGGGCTCGAAACACCGCACCAGTTCCGCAAACTCAGGCAGCTGGAGTGCGAGTACGGCCAGGGCTACTACTTCTCGCGGCCGCTCGACGGCGAGCAGGCGCAGCTGCTGATCGATCAGAAACCGCGCTGGCGACTGTCCGCTCGAAGCTAAGAAAAGCCCGCCCATGTTGGGCGGGCTCCGGCTTCGAAAACCAGTCGATACTCAGCTGATCTCGATCTTGCGCGGCTTGGTCTTTTCGGTCTTCGGAACCGTGACTGTCAAGACGCCATCACCGTACTTCGCTCCGACTTTGTCGTTGTCGACCTCGTGAGGCAGCGTAAAGCTGCGGGTGAAGCGACCGTAGGAGCGCTCGATCCGGCGGAACTCGGCCTTGTTCTCCTCGTTCTCGAAGCGGCGCTCGCCGGTGAGAGTGAGCACGTTGTCTTCGAGGGTGATCGATACGTCGTCCTTGGTGAGACCCGGCAGCTCGGCCGTGAAGACGAAGCTCTCGTCGGTCTCGCGGACGTCGACCGCGGGGACCCAGCCGTCGCGCGCACCACCGAGGCCGGTCAGCAGGCTGCGCCGGAAGGGCTCGTCGCCGAAGAACTGATCCAGACTACGGAAGAACGGGTCGGCGAAGAAGTCGGTGGGTCGGCGGGTCAAATAGGCTTTGGTCATTCTGATACCTCCCTTGGGTTGATTGGGGCTCTTCAGGCGCGGATTGCCGCGCTTTCCTTAGTGTTTAACGCTAAGGTTCTGAGGGTTATTCCCGGAAAGCACATCAATTTGAGTCGTTAGGACTAAGATTATGGTCCTTTGATGCAAATGCTCAGCGCCCTCAACCGGTCGCCGCGGACTACGTTGAGGGAAATCGGAAGATGTATCTCGGGTCGCGCTTCGGCGCCGATCGGCAGAGCAGCCGGCCAGGGGCCGCCTCGGGCTTCTCAGCCTGCATGCGCCAGGCCCTCGGCTGCGCGCCGCTACGCGCATGCCGATGGTGGCCTTCGTGCCGGATTGCCGAGCGCTTGCGGCGAGCCCCCTGGGCGGCTGCCCGCCGAATCGGCTGGCCTCAGCGCGTCTCCAGTGACCCTCGATAAGAAGAGCCGGTCTCGGCCTTGCCGGCAAGGCCGAAACCGGCTCTCCTCCAGAGCAGTTTCCCCGATGCTACGCGCTCGCGCTCAGGCCGGTCGCGCGCAGGTCCACCGCCAGGGCGCCGTCGCGAACGTCGACCTGGATGAGCGTGCCGTCGACCAACTCTCCGGTCACGATGGCCCGGCCGATCTTGGTCTCGAGCTCGTGCTGCAGGTAGCGCTTGAGGGGACGGGCGCCGTAGACCGGGTCGTATCCGGCTCGGGCGATGAATTCCTGGGCGGCCTCGCTGAGCTCGAGGTGGGCACCGTGGTCCGCCAGCCTTCGGCTCAGCTCGGCGACCTGGAGTCCCACGATCTGTTTGATCTCCTCGAGCTGCAGCGCCTTGAACAGCACGATGTCATCGATTCGGTTCAGGAACTCGGGTCTGAAATGCGAGCGCATCTCGGCGAGGACCGCGTCGCGCGCGCTGTCTCGAATCCGGCCGCTCTCGTCCATGCCCTCGAGCAGATGGGGTGACCCGATGTTCGAAGTCATGATGATGACCGTGTTCTTGAAGTCGACCGTGTGACCCTGCGCATCTGTGACCCGGCCGTCATCGAGTATCTGAAGCAGGACGTTGAACACGTCGTGATGCGCCTTTTCGATCTCGTCGAAGAGGATCACCGAATAGGGCTTGCGGCGGACGGACTCGGTGAGCTGTCCACCCTCTTCGTAGCCGACGTAACCGGGTGGCGCTCCGATCAGGCGAGAAACGTTGTGCTTTTCCATGTACTCGGACATGTCGATGCGGATGAGATTGTCCTCGCTATCGAAGAGCGCTTCCGCCAGGGTCTTGGCGAGCTCGGTCTTGCCCACACCGGTGGGCCCCAGGAACACGAACGACCCGATCGGTCGCCGGGGGTCTTTGATGCCGGAGCGCGCCCGGATCACCGCGTCCGCGACCAGCTGGACGGCCTCGGTCTGCCCGATAACCCGCCGGTGGAGAATCTCGTCCAGCCGCAGGAGCTTCTCGCGCTCGCCTTCCACGAGGCGGGTCACGGGGATGCCGGTCCATCTCGAGACGATCTCGGCGACTTCGTCTTCGGTCACCTCTTCGCGCAAGAGCCGGGCGCCGTGGCCGTCGGCTTGACCCTGCTCTTTGGCTTGAAGGGCCTCCTCGAGCTGCGGCAACCTGCCGTGCTTGAGCTCGGCGGCGCGGTTGAGATCGTAGTCGCGCTCGGCTTGCTCGATCTCGTGGCGAACCTGCTCGATCTCCTCGCGAAGTCTGCGCACGTCCTCGATGGCCTCTTTCTCGGCTTGCCACTGGGCCTTCATGGTGTCGGTCTGCTCGCGCAGGTTGGCCAGCTCCTCGTGCAGGACCGCCAATCGCTCCTTGCTGGCTTTGTCCTTCTCCTTCTTGAGGGCGGCCTCTTCGATTTCGAGCTGCATCACGCGCCGAGTGGCTTCGTCGAGATCGGCCGGCAGGGAGTCGATCTCGGTGCGAATCATCGCCGAGGCTTCGTCGATGAGATCGATCGCCTTGTCGGGGAGAAAGCGATCGGTGATGTAGCGGTGCGAGAGCGTGGCAGCTCCGACCAGGGCGTTGTCCTGGATCTTGACGCCGTGGTGCACCTCGAAGCGCTCGCGCAGGCCGCGCAGAATCGAGATCGTGTCCTCGACCGACGGTGGATCCACCAACACCGGTTGGAAGCGGCGCTCCAAGGCGGCGTCCTTCTCGATGTACTTGCGGTACTCGTCGAGAGTGGTCGCGCCCAGACAGTGAAGCTCTCCGCGGGCCAGCATGGGCTTCAAGAGGTTGCCGGCGTCGGTCGAGCCTTCGGTGCGTCCGGCACCGACGATGTTGTGCACCTCGTCGATGAACAGCAGGATCTTGCCGTCGCTTTCCTTGACCTCGTTGAGTACCGCCTTCAAGCGCTCCTCGAACTCGCCGCGATACTTGGCGCCGGCCAGCAGGGAGCCCATGTCCAGGGAAAAGATCGCCCGGTCCTTGAGCCATTCGGGAACGTCGCCCCGGACGATGCGCTGCGCCAAACCCTCGACGATCGCGGTCTTGCCGACGCCGGGCTCGCCGATCAGCACCGGGTTGTTCTTGGTCCTTCGCGACAGGATACGGATCGCTCTGCGAATCTCCGAGTCGCGGCCGATGACCGGATCGAGCTTGCCCCGCCGGGCCTCGTCCACCAAGTCGACACCGTATTTGTCGAGCGCTTCGTAGGCCTGTTCGGGAGTGGCGCTGGTGACGCGCTGATTGCCGCGCACCTCTCGGAGCGTTGAAAGAAAGCGGTCGCGCTCAACGCCATGGCTGACGAGGATCTTGCCCGCCGGGGTGCTCTTGCCCTCCTTGATCAGCGCGAGCACGACGTGCTCGACCGAGACGTACTCGTCCTTGAGGCGCTTGGCTTCATCACCGGCCTTGAGCAGGAGCTGTTGCAGGCGGGGAGTGACGTAGACCTTACCGGCCTCGGCGCCACCGCCCGCAACGCTGGGTCCCCGCGCGAGCTCTCGCTCGAGCTCCTCGGCCAGGTTGGCGGGATCGACGTCCATTTTCTGGAGCAGCCGCGGCACCAGGCCTCCGTCCTGGCGCAAGAGCCCGAGCAGCACGTGCTCGCCGTCGACCTGCTGGTGGCCGAAGCGGGTTGCCAGCTCATGGCCATCCTGAATGGCTTCTTGAGTCTTGAGTGTCAGCTTGTTCATATCCATGGCCTAGACCTCTAGCTTTGACCTCTGGGGTTGAACTCGGAGTCCTTCGCCAGTTGCTCGAAGAGCTCGCGATCGCGATCGGTGAGCTCGGTGGGCACCATGATCTTGATCTCGCCGAAGAGATCGCCATTGACGCCGTTCTTTTTCGGGAAGCCCTTGCCTTTCAGTCGCACCTTGCGCCCCGAGGAGGAGCCGGCGGGGATCTTGACGGTGACTTCGCCGTCGAGCGTCCTGATCTTGGCCTGGCCGCCGAGCGCCGCCTCCCAGGGCGTGATCGGGATGATCGTGTGCAGGTTCGAGTCGTCGAGCCGAAAGTCGGGATGGGGCAGGATCTCGACGGTCAGGTAGAGATCGCCGCGCCCGCCGCCGGCGCCACTGCCGCCGGTGCCCCCCTGCCCGGCGAGTCGGATCTTCTGCCCCGGGCGAATCCCCTTCGGTATGGAAACTCGCAGAGTCCGCTGCTTGCCGGTCGCCGGGTCGGTGACCCTGATCTGTCGCTTGCCGCCGCGCCCGGCTTCTTCGATCGACAACGAGATCTTGGTCTCGTAGTCGCGGCTTCCTTGGGACGCCTGGGGCCGGGCGTTCCAGGCAGCTCCCGCGCCGCCCGGAGCCCCTCCGCCGAACAGGGTCTCGAAGAACGAGCTGAAGCCGCCGTCTCCGGCTCCTCGGCCCCCGAGATCGCCGAAGTCGAAGCGGACGCTTCGGCCCTGCCCTCCGGGGCCGCCAAAGCCCGCGCCGCCGAAGCCGAACTGGGAGAAGATGTCTTCGAAACCGGGTGGCGGCGAGCCGGTTCGCTGGGCCTGCTTCCAGGCCGAGCCGAACTGGTCGTACTTCTGCCGCTTTTCGGGATCCTTCAGGACTTCGTAGGCCTCGTTGATCTCCTTGAACTTCGCCTCGGTCTCGGGATCCTTGTTGATGTCCGGGTGGTACTTGCGCGCGAGCTTCCGGTACGACTTCTGGATCTCGTCCTGCGAAGCCTTCTTTCCGACTCCCAAGGTCTTGTAGTAGTCGTGGTAGTTCAAGCGAAGTTCCCCCGGTCAGCCCGACGCAGCCGAGCCGCGACCGTTTTGAGGCCTATTGTGCCCGATAGGGCCCCAGATCTTAGTCTGAAGCCCTCATATTCTTAAACCCGGAGCCGCTGGGTTTCATTCCCGGAAGATGTTCTCTGGGCTCGGACGACCAGCGACAAGCCTAGCGCTAGACGAATCGCCCGGGCGCCACCCGAATAGGTGGCCCGACGCGTCTGATCTTTCCAATGCTAGGCTACTGCGTCGTCGGAGCGACACGCTCAGCCTTCTCGGGCGGCGTTGGTGAGAAGTCGACTGGAAACGTGCGCGACGCTCGAACGGAGTCACCAGCAGCATGCGCGGAGGAGAGCCGCGCGCAGCATCGCGCCGACTACCATCGGTTCTGGTCCGATATCGGTTCCAACTTTCCGGACCTCGGTGGCGCCGAGAGCACGGCGTACTACCTGGAGAACGAGATCCGCCTCTTCGAGGAGAATCTGCCCGAGCTCGAGGGTAAGACGGTCTTCAAAACAGACCTTTGGGACGAGGCCAAGAACACGAGGATCCTGCGCTGGGCCGTCACCGAAGGCGCCCACGCCTTCGGTATCGATCTGTCCACACCCGTCGTCGAGCAGGCTCGGCGGGAGTTCGATAGACACGGGCTCCGGCTTGCAGCCGCGACCGCGGATGTTCGAGCGATCCCGTTTCGCGATGCCTGCTTCGACGCCGTCTATTCGATGGGCACGGTCGAGCACTTTGCCGAGACCGAAGAAGCCCTGGGCGAGATCTACCGCGTTCTCAAACCCGGCGGCCGCGCGATCATCGGAGTGCCCAACCGATGGGATCCGTTTCTACGACCGTTGTTGGTTGCGGTTCTGTATCGCCTCGGGCTCTACGGCTACGGCTTCGAGAAGTCCTACTCGCCGCGCGGGCTACGGCAGATGCTCGAGCGCGTCGGCTTCACGGTGATCGCGACAACCGGGATCCTGCTCATTCCCGGCTGGCTACGGATGTTGGATCTCGCCGTTCACACTTGGCTGCGATCCTTTTCACGGCTCACCGCGGTACTGGTCAAGCCGTTCAGGTGGCTGTATCGCCGCTTCAGGGCTCTGCGGCGGCATGGCTACCTGCTCGTGATGATCACTACGAAGGTCGAGGCCGGAAATGACTAGCGGGCACTCACGCGGACCGGATTGCCGCCGAGACCGGATCTTCCAGGTGGAGCTCTCGCCAGGTCGCAGAGTCGTCGGCAAAGCAGAACGCGGTGAGACTCTCGACCAGCTTCGCCGCCTTGGCGGCGTTCGAGTCCCGATAGTCGCAAACGTGCAGGTCGATCGTGGCGTAGCCCTCTTGAGCCCAGTGGTGGAGCACCAGATGCGACTCCGCCAGCACCCAGACGGCGGTCAGGCCGCCGTTTTCGAACTCGACCAGTCGGTGTCCCACAACCTCGAGCTCGGCGCGACGGACCAGCGCCGCAACCGCGCCTATCAAGCCGCTCGAGTCACCGACCGCCTCGATGAAGCCTCGGGAGACCGGCCCTTTGCCGACGAAGTGGTGTGATGTCATCGAAGCCGCATCTTACTCCCGGTCGGTGTCGAACGACCAGTGCAAGTCCCAGAGGGCGACGGTTAGTGCCCGCCGGTCGAGGTTGCCGAGCACCTCATCGGCCACGGTCGCCGGTTGTCGCGCACTGAGCTCGATGACGTGAGCGGCGGGAGCGAGCTCGAACGGCCCTATCGAGTGCGTGCCGAGCGCGGTACCGACTTCGATGACCGCGATCGGGTTTCTGTCCAGGCTCACGTCCAGCGTACGGGGCTCGGCAAAGCCGTGCAGCTCCAACTCGAGCTCCACGCTCAGAGTTTCGGTGGTGGTATTGGTCACGGTCAGCGATCCGTGTTGGCTCATCCAGCGATAGGTACGGTCCCCCTTGTACTCGCGCCAATGGAAACCGTCCGAAAGACTTGTCAAGAGCCGCAGCCCAGGCCGGTCGTCGACCGCGAACAGGAAGGCATCGTCAAAGGTACCGACCGCTGTAAGCCCCTCGGGCGAAGCGTGACCCGAAAGCCAGTGACCGAAGGGACTCGGTCGTCGCACCAGCAGATGGCTGAAGCCCCGCTGCGCGAGCCCCGCGATGAATCCGGGATCGGCGCAGTCTTCGATGCCCGTGGGCGTCGAGATATCGGGCGCGAAGCGAAGGAAGAACGTAAGCTCCGCGCCACTTCCGGACGGCACGCAGTCCAGGGCTCGCACGGGCTCGGTCTGGTGCGCCAGCCAGCGGTGGGCGGATGTCGGCAGTACCTCTCGCCAGCGGAATGGCGGCAGCGGCGTCAGCTCGAGCAGCGTGAACGCGACCAGCGCGGTCGCCGAGAGCCTGGCGGCGGGCGAACGGCTGCGGGCCAGCCGTGCGGCTCCAATCGCCCCCAGGATCGCCAGCGCTAGAAATACCACCAACCCGAACCGCGCGTAGGCCCGGAACATGGGCAAGACCTCGTAGATCAGAGCCGAGGGTGCCAGCAACGATGACCAACCCTCGTTTGCCGATGGCGCCAGCGAGAACCAGAAGGCGCCTCCCGCCGCGAGAACCAGAGCCGGGGCGGCGGCGAGGCCAGTAGCGCGGCTGCCTCGAAGGTACTCCACCAAGGCCACGGTGCTGAGCAGTAGAAGACCGGCGCCGACCGTGACCTGCTGCTCGAGCAGTCCGTCGAGCGCCTGCCCGGCCCAGAGGTCGCGGGTCCAGGAGCCGAAAAGCGGATGCTCGACCGGCGGCACCAGGTAACTCCACCAGCGTGCACCGTAGAGCAGGAGATCTTCACGGGGAAACCCGAGGGCACTCGGGTTCACGAGCACCGTCGGCGCGGTGAGTGCGAGGTGCGTCACTGCTGCAATACCGAGCGCCGCCAGCGTTGCTAGCGTCGTCGCGAGATTGCGAGCCCACGGCCGCCGCTCAAGCGCGCGTCCCAGGCAGAGCCCGAGGAGCACGAATGGCGTCACCACGGCCGCGATCAGGCCGTAGTAGTAGCTGGACAGCACGACGAGAGCTGTCGCCAAGGCCAGCAGCAGCGCCCGCGGCAGGCTCCACCGTTCAAAGCACAGCCACAGTGCCAGCAGATAGAGGGGCAGCCATTGGGTCTGGGAACCGTGCGCGTGGTAAGCGGATTGGGCGACGTGAAAAGGAGCGAAGCCGTATAGGAGACCGGCCAGCCAGGCCGCCGGCCGGGAGGCGGCGAGACGAAACGCCAGCAGGTAGGCAAGAAGAGCGGCCAGGGGAAAGCTCGCGAGCACCACGATGTTGAGCGCTCGGATGCCGTCTCCGGTGACCCCGGCAACGGCGGCGCCCAGATAGTCGGTCGCCGGCTGGGTGAAGAGGCTCCACCCGCGTGGATTCTCGAACTGGTAGGCGACGATGAAAGGGTCGGCGTGCCGTCCGACGATCTCCGATCCGAAGAGTCGCGAGCCAGGGTCGCGCAACACCGGCGCGGCCATGAGCAGGGTGAGACCGGTCGCGACAACGAAGATGCCACCGGCTCCGCGCAGCCACTCGGGCCACCGTAACGGAATACTAGCTCCTGGCCTCTTCGGGGATCGGCAGGTTGAGACGCGTCAACTCCTCGTTAATGAGCTTGGCGAAACCGCTGAAGGGCTGGGCCCCTCGCAGGTAGCGGCCGTTGACGAAGAAGGCCGGTGTCCCGGTCAGCTGCATCGACCGAGCCTCTGCCGTGTCCTCGTCCACGGTCTTCTTGTTGCTGAGATCCTTGAAGTCCTGTTCGAACTTGGCGACGTCGAGGCCGAGGTCTCGAGCATGTTGAACCAGCTGGTCGTACTTCACGTTCTTTTGGTCGGCGAAGAGCTTGTCGTGGTATTCCCAGAACTTGTTCTGCTTGTGCGCGGCTTCCGACGCCACATGGGCCGCCGGCGCTGCCGGGTGGAGTGACGGCAGCGGGAAATGCTTCCAGACTACTCGTACGTTGCCGCCGTAGACCTCTTGGATTCGTTCGAGCGTCGGATTCACGCGCGAGCAGAACGGGCACTGAAAATCCGAGAACTCGGCAATCGTGATGGGTGCGCTGGACGGCCCCTTTACCGGGGAGCCCGAGGTTTTGATCGGATAGACCCGGTTCGGATCGGGCCCTCGTCGCGCGGGTTGTGCCGCCGGCGCCGCCTGTGCCGGAGCCTGTATCGGGCCCGAACTCTTGAGCGCGGCGACTCGATCGTCGATCTCTCCGAGCTCGTTCTGGAGCGCATCGAGAGAGCGCATGTTCGTAAACGAGATCATGAGTACGACCACGATCCCCGCCAGCGTCGCCAGACCGATGGCGTCAACGCCGGATTGCGGTGCGGGAGGTGGTGCCGGTCTAGGTGTTTGTGGTTTGTTCTTGGCCATTGCCAGTCACTCCTCGGGAAAGTCGAAGCCATTCTCGCGGGCCTGTTCGCGAATCGTCCCGCGCACCACCTCGTCGAACGATCTCGGATTGCGGGCTCCGAAGGCGGCCGTTCGGTTCGCGACCGCGCGCCGCCGCTCGATTCCCAGCTCGGCGATACGTTGCCGCAGCTCCAGCCGGGCCTCTCGCATCTCATCTACGTAGAGAAAACGCTCCTCGGTCGTCATTCCGCTCATCTCTCGAGGGAGCTCGCGAACCGCAATCGAGGCCAGGTCGACGCGGCCTTGATCCACGGAGTTGACCAGGTCCCAATCGGGCGAGTAGAGCGGACTCGCTTTGGTCATGGCCCGGGTCGCGGCCACCGCGGCGCCGAGGCTGGAGGCGTTTTCGTCCTCCTTGGCGAGGCTCCTGCGCCAGGCCTTGCCCTCCTTGCCGACGGGGATGTAGGTTTTGTTCATCAGGGCTCCGAGCTCGCTCAGGCTGTTGTCGAACCTGGTCGGCACCACGACCGTCGGAGTCGTGTGATCGATCGCGGTGAACTGTCCATCGGCCAGCTGCGCCATCTCGCGCCAGCTGGCGGCGTCGGCGTGGTCGGGCTGTCCGCAGAAGATCGCGCTGAGCAGGATGTTTCGCTCTCGGGCCGCCTCGCTCATCTCGCGGAAGTCGACGTCGAGCTCTTGATCCGCCGACTCGTTGCCAGCAACAA
This window contains:
- a CDS encoding thioredoxin domain-containing protein, which produces MAKNKPQTPRPAPPPAPQSGVDAIGLATLAGIVVVLMISFTNMRSLDALQNELGEIDDRVAALKSSGPIQAPAQAAPAAQPARRGPDPNRVYPIKTSGSPVKGPSSAPITIAEFSDFQCPFCSRVNPTLERIQEVYGGNVRVVWKHFPLPSLHPAAPAAHVASEAAHKQNKFWEYHDKLFADQKNVKYDQLVQHARDLGLDVAKFEQDFKDLSNKKTVDEDTAEARSMQLTGTPAFFVNGRYLRGAQPFSGFAKLINEELTRLNLPIPEEARS
- a CDS encoding VWA domain-containing protein, which codes for MIARQLPGIGIALLLAGACLISEAALSASVAPQGEPIDLVISLDTSGTMRGLIDSTRIKIWEIINDLAEAEPTPNLRVAILTYGNQTGSPADGWGRIETGLTADLDLVSERLFALESRGANEYVGRAIQTALERLEWSESENALKLLFVAGNESADQELDVDFREMSEAARERNILLSAIFCGQPDHADAASWREMAQLADGQFTAIDHTTPTVVVPTRFDNSLSELGALMNKTYIPVGKEGKAWRRSLAKEDENASSLGAAVAATRAMTKASPLYSPDWDLVNSVDQGRVDLASIAVRELPREMSGMTTEERFLYVDEMREARLELRQRIAELGIERRRAVANRTAAFGARNPRSFDEVVRGTIREQARENGFDFPEE